The Thermodesulfobacteriota bacterium nucleotide sequence CGAGGGGCGCCATGGCATTGAAGACGACGTACGACATCCGGTGCGGCTGCGGGGCTGCCTTCACGAAGGAGATATTCGAGTATGTTCTCGCCGAGCACGATCCGGAGTTGAGGGACGCCATCCTCTCCGGCGAGTTCAACAGGATCGTTTGCCCTTCGTGCGGCCGCGGACTTTCCGTCGGGACCCGGTATTTTTACAGGGACGAGAAGAACCGGCTGTCCGTCTGGGTGTGCCCGAGGGAGGATGAGCAGAAAAGGAAGGAGCTTGCCAGGGAGCTGATCGAAAAGAACGCCTGCCTGGAGTGCCATCACACGGACGGCACGGATCCCGGAAGGAAGCTCCTGGTCTTCGGCAGGGAGGCGCTGGTCTGCCTTCTGCTGAAGGCGGATCCGGACCTGCGGAGGACCGAGGGGAGGTGCCTGAGACGCAATCCCGCGGTCCGGCTGATCGTGGAGGGACGGGACGCCCCGGGATACCTCGTGCTCTGCGGGAAGAAGGTCCGGGTCGCCATCCATCTGCGGTACCCTCCGGAACAGGCAGGGCTGCCGGATGGAACGGAGGAGCGAGGGAGATGGCTGCGGCACTATTCCTTCGGGATGAACATCCATAACCCTTACAGTTCCTTCCTCGATCCGCGGAGAAAATCGGAATGGGAAAGGATCCGAAAGGAGGAACCGGCCGGGGAGCCGAAAAACGAGTACGAGGATTTCGCCGAATCCTGGGCGTTCTGCAGGCTGGATGCGAAGAGATTCGGGGCACGGTGCCCGGAAAGGCGCAGATTTCTCGACGGGCTGAAGGGCGTGAACATCCCGAGGAAGGTGCGCCCCCTGCGCGTCGGGCGCCCCGGGTGAGGCGCCGGGCTACGGCGGCGGCCCTGTGTTTCCTCCTGGCCGGAACGGCCGCTTTCGCGGACCCGATCCACGAGGCCGCAGGCGCCGGGAGGATCGAGAGGATCCGCGCCCTTCTCTCCGGCGGCGCGGACGTCAACGCCCGATCCGATGGCGATGCGACGCCTCTACACGAGGCGGCGATGTGGGGCCATCGTGACATTGCCGAGCTGCTCCTGGCGAAGGGGGCGGAGGTCGACGCGAAGGACGCGAACGGAATGACGCCGCTGCATCTCGCGGCGAACGGGGACCATGCGAACGTCGCCGCGCTCCTTGTCGGAAGCGGGGCAGCGGTCGATTCGAGAGCGGGCAACGGATGGACCCCCCTCCACGTCGCCGCGGCCTGGGGCCATACGAACGCCGCGAAGGTTCTCATCGACGGCGGCGCCAACGTCAACGCGCGGGCAGACGGTGGGCGCGCGGGGCTGCGGGTGACGGGTGGTGCAGGAAAGTGCCACAAGGATATCGCCGCGCTGATCCGGAAAAAGGGGGCGGACGTCCCCGCGGCGGGAGGAGCGGGCATGACGCCCCTGGGAGTGGCGCTGCGGAACGGCCAGAAGGACATGGCGGAGCTGCTGAAGAAGAAAAACGCCGCGGAGTGAAACCGGCTTCCGTCGTCCGCATCGTACATGCGTAGAAGGAATATTACGGCGAAACGGGGGGCGACATCATGTGCAAGACCTGCGGATGCGGCGGCAAGAAGTAACCTGACGGAAGCTGTTTCGGCGAAGTGAAGGCGGGGAGGCGGGCACCATCCCCGCCGTTTTTTTATATTCCCCGCGGCGCCGTGCCGCGCCTTCCCACCATTGCTAATGCGCCGCCCGAAACGGTTGAACAAGGGACGGCGTTGGGAAATACTGTCTTCATCGATGGGGGGAGGGTATGGGGGAACTCACGAGGGCTCTTTCCGGTTTCGAGCGCATCTCCGTCATCCGGATCGGCCCGGAAGGGGAGATCCTCTGCGCCAATCCGTGCGCCTGCGAAACCTACGGGTACTCCGAGGAGGAGTTCCGCGCCCTTCGGGTGTTCGACCTCGATCCGGACCTGCGGGCCGATGAGTGGCCCGGCTACTTCGTGGAGTTTCGGGTCGACGGCGCCTCGCGGTTCGTGCGCCGTCACCGCCGAAGGGACGGCTACGAATTTCCCGTCCAGGTGGTCGCCCATCACGTCACGTTCGCCGGCGGCGAGTCCGTCCTTGCCTTCCTGCAGGACATTTCCGCGCAGATGCAGGCGGAGCGATCCTTGCGGCGCGCTCTCTGCGTGATCGACGGGATCTGGGATCCGGTGTACTGGATCGGGTCCGACGGGGCGCTGATGTACGTCAACGACGCGGCATGCCGCTTCCTCGGATACGACCGGGACGAGCTGCTCCGGATGACGCTGTTCGACATCAACCCGCGGTTCACGAAGGACACGTTCGAGGAATACTGGAGCAACGTCCGGAAGCAGGGGAGGTGGCTCGTCGAGACGGTCCAGCGGACCCGGGACGGGCGGGACATCCCCGTCGAGGCGGCGGTGAACCGGATCCACTTCGAGGACGAGGACTTCAACTGCTCCCTCGTGCGGGACATCTCCGAACGGAAGCAGGCGGAGATTGAAAGGGAGGCGCTGGAGGAGCAGCTTCGCCAGGCGCAGAAGATGGAATCCATCGGGCGCCTCGCCGGCGGGATCGCGCACGACTTCAACAACATGCTCACCATCATATTGGGCTACGCGGAACTGATGAGAAAGCGGCTCGCCGGGGACGATCCCCTGCTGAAGTACCTGACGGAGATCGAGAAGGCGGGGGGGCATTCCCGGGACGTCACCAGCCAGCTTCTCGCGTTTTCCCGGAAGCAGGTCATCGCGCCCGGGACGGTGAACCTGAACGAGCTGCTGGACGAGATGCAGAAGACGCTGCTCCACCTGATCGGCGAGGACATCCGCCTGCGCATCCGTCCCGCGGCCGGCCTCTGGAACGTACGGATCGATCCCGCGCAGTTCGGCCAGGTGCTCGTCAACCTCGCCCTGAACGCGCGGGACGCCATGCCGAACGGCGGCCATCTGACGATCGCCACGTCCAACGAGCGGCTCGACGGAAAGGAGCGCTCCGGCGCCGTCCGGACGCAGGAGGATTACGTCCTCCTCGAGGTGACGGACACGGGATTCGGAATGGACCCGGATACGCTGTCGCACATCTTCGAGCCGTTCTTCACGACGAAGGAAATCGGGAAAGGCACCGGTCTCGGACTATCCACGGTGTACGGGATCGTGCGGCAGAACGGCGGACGGATCGAAGCCGTGAGCGAGCAGGGAACCGGGACGACGTTCCGGATCCGCATCCCCCGGCTTGCGGAATGCGACCTCGCGGATCCGGCGGCGGAAGAGACGACGGAATGGCGGGAGGAGTCGCTGTCCGGAACGGTCCTCCTGGTGGAGGACCAGGCGGCGGTTCGCGGCCTGGCGACACGGATGCTGGAGGAGACCGGCCTGACGGTCGTCGCGGCGGAATCCCCCTTCGAGGCGCTCTCCCTCCTGAGAGACGAGGACCGACTCTTCGATCTCCTGCTGACGGACGTGGTGATGCCCGGGATGAACGGCCGCGAGCTGGCGGAGATCGCGGAGGCGGAGCGGCCGGGGATCGCGGTCCTTTTCATGTCGGGGTATTCGCAGGACCTCTTCGTGAACCGGGGCATTCTGGAAAAAGGGGCCCATTTCCTCACCAAGCCGTTCAACCGGAGCCGGCTCGTCCGGGCGGTCAGGGATGCGCTGGATCCAGGCGCGGCCTGCGGCGGGATCTCATGAAGCGCCCGGCCGCCTTCCTGGCCGCGCTGCTCCTTTTCTTTATCGCGCAGGCCGGTTTCTCCCTCGAAGGCGCGTCCGTCCGCATCACGCTGCTGCACGTAAACGATTTTCACGGCAGGCTGCTGCCGGTCCCGCCGAAGGGTGGCGGCGAAGAGGCTCCGACGGGCGGCGCGGCGCTGCTCGCGGGGCGCATCCGGCTGGAGCGGGAGAAGAATCCGGAGGGAACCGTCCTCCTTTCCGCGGGCGACATGTTCCAGGGGACCCCGGTCTCCAACCTGTTCCGGGGGGCGCCGGTCGTCGAGATCATGAACGCGCTTTCCTTCGACGCCATGGCGCTCGGGAATCACGAGTTCGACTGGGGGCGGGACGTCCTGAAGGGACTCGCCGCCAAGGCCGCGTTCCCGTTCCTGTCCGCGACGGCCGTCGACAACGCGGGGCGCACCCTTCCCGGTGTCCTGCCGTACGTCATCCTGGAAAGGAAGGGGATCCGGATCGCCGTCGTCGGTGTCTCCACTCCCGAAACGCCGTACACCACCAAGCGGGAAAACGTGGAGGGACTGACGTTCCTCGACCCGGCCGCCGCTCTGCCCGGGCTCCTGCGGCGGCTGCGGTCGGAAGGGGCGGATATCGTCGTCGTGCTTTCCCACCTCGGGTTCGACGAGGACCGGAGGCTGGCGGAAGCCGTTCCCGGCATCGACGCGATCGTCGGCGGCCATTCCCACACCGCGGTGACGACTCCCGTCCGGGTCGGCGGGACCGTGGTGGCCCAGGCAGGATCCCACGGGATGTACCTGGGGATCGTACGGCTCGATGTGGATCCGCGGGACCGCAAGGTGTCCTACCGGGAGGCGGGGAGCGGGCTCCTTCCGGTCTCCCCGACCGCCGCGCCGGCCGACCCGGAGATCGCGCGCATCGCCGGCGGCTACCAGGCCCGGCTTGCGGCGGAGTTCCATAAGGCGGTCGGCGCGTCCGCCGTGGACCTTGTTCGCGACTACCGGCGGGAATCGAACGTTGGAAACATGATCGCCGACGCGATGCGGGAGGCGACGGGCGCGGACGTTGCGTTCATGAACGCGGGCGGGATCCGGGCGGACCTGCCGAAGGGGGATATCACCCTGGAGCAGATGTACACCATTCTTCCTTTCGAGAATACGCTGCTGACCGTAGGGCTCACGGGGGAGAGGATCCTGTCGGCGCTGGAGAAGAGCGCCGCCCTGGACAGCGGAATGCTCCAGGTGTCGGGGGTCCGGATGAGGATCGACCTGTCCAGGCCCGCGGGAAGCCGGGTGTCGGAGGTCCGCATCGGGGGGGAGCCGCTGGATCCCGCAAAGCGCTACCGGGTCGCCCTGCACGATTTCCTCGCCTCCGGCGGCGACCGGTTCGACGCGTTCCGGGAAGGCGCCGACCCGGCGGACGGAGGCAACTTCAGGGACGCCGTCCTCGAGTACCTCCGGGCCCGTTCGCCGGTGAGCCCCCGGGTGGAGGGGCGGATCACGATAGTTCCGTAAACGGAGGCCCCGGATGGGAGACCGCGTGCAGGTGTTCGTGAACGGGAAGCCGGAGACCCTCTACCGGGGGATGCGGGTCCGGCACGCTCTGATCGCCCGCGATCAGGCGCTTTACGATGCCGCGGAGCGGGGAGAGCTGCGCGTGGAGGACGGGAACGGATTTTCCCTCGACCTCGACGGGGGGCTGACGGACGGGATGAAGATCCTTACGAGACCGGCCGGCTGAGAAACCGGGGCCTCTCCATGAGGGGAGAGACCCCGGCGGGTCTTGTCAGGTCCGGAACCAGCTCGCCGAGTCGTTGAGCTGGGCGGCCATGCGGGAGAGGTCGGCGACGGTCACGCGGATCTGCTCGATCGACGACTCGGTCTGCCGCGTGATGTCGGCGATCCCCTCCATGTTGGAGGACATCTGCTCGGTGGCGGCGGACTGCTCCTCGGCCGCGGTCGCGATCCGCTGGATCATGTCCGTGGACACCGCCGAGGCCGCCACGATCCGCTCCAGCGCCGACCGCGCCTCCTCCGCCAGCGCGACCCCCTTCTCCACCTCCACGATCCCCGTCTGCATTCCCGACACCGACAGCGCCGTCTCCTCCTGGATCTTCTCGATCATCGCCGCGATCTCCTTGGTCGCCTTCCCCGTGCGCTCCGCCAGCTTGCGCACCTCGTCGGCCACCACCGCGAACCCACGCCCCGACTCGCCCGCCCGCGCCGCCTCGATCGCCGCGTTCAAGGCCAGAAGGTTCGTCTGGTCCGCGATGTCGTTGATCGTGTTGATGATCGCCCCGATCTCCTTGCTCGCCTTCCCCAGCTCGCCCACCGTGTTCGCCGACTCCTTCACCGTCCCGGCGATGCCGTGCATCCCCGCCACGGTGTCCTCCACCTTCTTGCGGCCTTCTTCCGCGATCCGGCTCATCTCCTTCGACGAGTTCGACGCCTCCGCCGCGTTCTTGGCCACGTCCATCACCGTCTGCGAGACTTCCGTGATCGCCGCCGCCGTCTGCTCCGTCTGATGGCTCTGGTCCTTGGCGCCCTTTGCCAGCACTTCCGTCGTCGCGGAGACCTGCTCCGAGCTGCTCGCCAGCGTGTTCGTCATCCCCTTGATCTCGCCGGCGATCCTGCGCAGGTCCCCCATCATCCTGTTGAACCCCTGCGCCATCCGCCCCACCTCGTCGTCGGTCAGCACCGGAACGTCCTGACTCAAGTCGCCCTCCGACGCCTTTACGGTGACCTCGCTCAGGGAGAAGACCGATTTGAGGATCTTCCGGATCGTGAGCGCCGCGACCGCCCACGCCATGCCGATCCCGATGAGGAGGCCGACGACGAGCAGCCACTGTCCGCTTTTCGCCATGGTGGCGTCTTTTTCGAAGTTTCTGTTCTGCGTGTTCAGGGTGGACTGCCCCATCTCGCGCAGCACCTTGAAGAGCGGGACTTCGATGTTGGAGTACAGGGAGTCGACCGCCATGGGGTCCTTGCCGGACATCGTCGCCTCCAGCATCTCCTTCCCCTTCTGCTCGTAGGGGCCCAGCTCCGCCTCGACTTTCTTGAGGATCTCGCGCTCTTCCCGGGTCTTGGCGAGTTTCGCGTACCCCTTGATCTGCTCTTTCAGCTTGCCCATTTCTTCGGTGAACGCCTTGGAGCTTTCCGAATCCATCCGGGTCATGTAATTCTTGGTGGCCAAAACGGCCTTGGCCAGCGCGACCTCCGACTCCATGGAGGCGGAGTACCGCGCGACGTCGACGCGGACCAGCGTCTCGTAGTGGCCCAGAAGCCACCGGACCGACAGGACGGCTCCGGCCGTGCCGACGATCATGATGAGCGACATGATCCCGACCAGGCCGTACATCTTTTTCGAAAGCGTCAGTTTCATGGCGGTACCTTTCCCCGGCACGAGATATGCTCCCTGTCGACATATATCGGAAGTTCATCGAAACTCTTTAGTTATTCCCCGTCGGGCGTTTCCGTTCGACATCGCGGATCGTTGCTGGTATCCTCCCCCGCATGGAAAAGAAGCCGAGGTTGAGCGGAAACGGGATGCCCGTGCCGGGGCTCACCGACGCCGACGTCATGGAGGCCATGAAATCCCTTTCGTCTTACATCGACATCACTCCGGGCGATTTCAAGGAGATGTACGGGGTCGCGTTTCGCCTCGCGGTCGAGCGGTTCACCCGGTCGGTGAAGGCGCGCGACATCATGACCCGGTCCGTCACCGCGGTGCGACCCGGGGATTCCCTGGATGAGGTCGTCGGGACCATGAGCGCGGCGGGCGTCTCCGGCGTGCCCGTCGTCGATCCGCAGGGGAAGGTCCTCGGGATCATCTCCGAAAAGGACGTGATGCGGCGGGCGCTGGGCGGAAGGGAAGGAAGCATCATGACCCTCATGACCGGATGCCTGCGGGCGAACGGATGCATGTGCCTGAGGGTCCGGGGAATGGCCGCCCGGGAGATCATGACCTCCCCGGCCGTGACGGTCGCCGCAGAGACGACGCTCGCGGAGATGGCCGACCTGCTGGCGGGCCGCCGGGTGAACCGCCTGCCCGTGACGGACGCGGAGGGCCGCCTCATCGGGATCCTCGCCCGGGACGATATCGTGAACGCGATGATGAAGCTGACGAAATGCTCCTGAGCTACCTCCGCAAGATGAAGGGGAACACGCAGAGTCCTCCGCGGGTTTCCTCGCGGGAGATCCTGCTGTCCTGGCTGGGGGGGATCGCCGGGATCGCCGCGGTGGCGTTTTTGAACGACCGCTTCGTGGCGGGGACGGGGCGCCTCCTGATCATCGCGTCCTTCGGCGCCTCGGCGGTGCTGATCTTCGGGGCCATCAAGAGCCCGCTGGCGCAGCCGAGGAACCTGGTCGGCGGGCACGTCCTCTCGGCCCTCGTGGGCGTGACCGTCTTCAAGCTGCTCGCCCCATGGATGTGGCTGGCCGCCGGCGTGGCCGTGGGGACCGCCATCGCGGCCATGCACGCCACCAGGACGCTGCATCCGCCCGCAGGGGCGACGTCGCTGATCGCCGTGATCGGCGGGCCGAAGATCCACGCGCTGGGTTATTCCTACGCGCTGCTGCCCGTCGGGGCGGGAGCGCTGGTGCTGCTTGCAGTGGCGCTTCTGTTCAACAACCTCCCCGATTCGAGGAAATACCCGGAATACTGGGTCTGACCCGGCATCCCGGATCCGGCGGGAAGCATCCCAAGGGATACTTGTGGAGGAATCGCATACCTTGGGCCGGCTTCATGCATATAACGGATGGGCGGCGGTCTCGTCGGCGGTCGCCGTGGGGATGCTTATCGGCGGGTGCGCCGTCGGCCCGGATTTCCGGAAGCCGGACGCTCCCGCCGCTTCTTCCTATACGGGGAGTGCGCATCTCCTGGAGACGGCCGGCGCGGCAGGGACCGGCGGCGCCGTTCAGAGGTTCATCCCGGGCGGCGAGGTCCCATTCCGCTGGTGGGAGCGGTTCGGCTCCGAGGCGCTGGACCGGTGGATCCGGGAGGCGTTCGCGAACAACCCGACGCTGGACGCGGCAGAGGCGTCGCTGCGGCGGGCGCAGGAGATCCGGCGCGCCCGGTCGGGCGACCTGCTTCCCGATGTCGACGCCTCCGCATCGGGGTCCCGGCAGCGGATCTCGGGGGCGTCCTTCGGACAGGCGGGAGCCCGCCCCAACCCCTTCACCCTCTATAACGCATCGGTCGACCTGTCGTACGCGCTCGACCTGTTCGGCGGGACGCGGCGCGAGCTGGAGGCGCTGCAGGCGCAGGTGGGATACCGGAGGTACCGGCTCGAGGGGGCGTACCTCACGCTCGCCTCCAATATCGTGACCGCGGCGGTCCGGGAGGCGTCGCTGCGCGGCCAGCTCAACGCGACGCGGGAGGTCGTCGCCATCGAGGAAGAGTACCTTGCGATGATCGAAAAGAAGTTCGAGCTGGGCGGGGCGACGCGCGCGGACGTGCTCGCCCAGCGGGCGCTCC carries:
- a CDS encoding methyl-accepting chemotaxis protein; this translates as MKLTLSKKMYGLVGIMSLIMIVGTAGAVLSVRWLLGHYETLVRVDVARYSASMESEVALAKAVLATKNYMTRMDSESSKAFTEEMGKLKEQIKGYAKLAKTREEREILKKVEAELGPYEQKGKEMLEATMSGKDPMAVDSLYSNIEVPLFKVLREMGQSTLNTQNRNFEKDATMAKSGQWLLVVGLLIGIGMAWAVAALTIRKILKSVFSLSEVTVKASEGDLSQDVPVLTDDEVGRMAQGFNRMMGDLRRIAGEIKGMTNTLASSSEQVSATTEVLAKGAKDQSHQTEQTAAAITEVSQTVMDVAKNAAEASNSSKEMSRIAEEGRKKVEDTVAGMHGIAGTVKESANTVGELGKASKEIGAIINTINDIADQTNLLALNAAIEAARAGESGRGFAVVADEVRKLAERTGKATKEIAAMIEKIQEETALSVSGMQTGIVEVEKGVALAEEARSALERIVAASAVSTDMIQRIATAAEEQSAATEQMSSNMEGIADITRQTESSIEQIRVTVADLSRMAAQLNDSASWFRT
- a CDS encoding CpXC domain-containing protein, with amino-acid sequence RGAMALKTTYDIRCGCGAAFTKEIFEYVLAEHDPELRDAILSGEFNRIVCPSCGRGLSVGTRYFYRDEKNRLSVWVCPREDEQKRKELARELIEKNACLECHHTDGTDPGRKLLVFGREALVCLLLKADPDLRRTEGRCLRRNPAVRLIVEGRDAPGYLVLCGKKVRVAIHLRYPPEQAGLPDGTEERGRWLRHYSFGMNIHNPYSSFLDPRRKSEWERIRKEEPAGEPKNEYEDFAESWAFCRLDAKRFGARCPERRRFLDGLKGVNIPRKVRPLRVGRPG
- a CDS encoding 5'-nucleotidase C-terminal domain-containing protein is translated as MKRPAAFLAALLLFFIAQAGFSLEGASVRITLLHVNDFHGRLLPVPPKGGGEEAPTGGAALLAGRIRLEREKNPEGTVLLSAGDMFQGTPVSNLFRGAPVVEIMNALSFDAMALGNHEFDWGRDVLKGLAAKAAFPFLSATAVDNAGRTLPGVLPYVILERKGIRIAVVGVSTPETPYTTKRENVEGLTFLDPAAALPGLLRRLRSEGADIVVVLSHLGFDEDRRLAEAVPGIDAIVGGHSHTAVTTPVRVGGTVVAQAGSHGMYLGIVRLDVDPRDRKVSYREAGSGLLPVSPTAAPADPEIARIAGGYQARLAAEFHKAVGASAVDLVRDYRRESNVGNMIADAMREATGADVAFMNAGGIRADLPKGDITLEQMYTILPFENTLLTVGLTGERILSALEKSAALDSGMLQVSGVRMRIDLSRPAGSRVSEVRIGGEPLDPAKRYRVALHDFLASGGDRFDAFREGADPADGGNFRDAVLEYLRARSPVSPRVEGRITIVP
- a CDS encoding PAS domain S-box protein, which gives rise to MGELTRALSGFERISVIRIGPEGEILCANPCACETYGYSEEEFRALRVFDLDPDLRADEWPGYFVEFRVDGASRFVRRHRRRDGYEFPVQVVAHHVTFAGGESVLAFLQDISAQMQAERSLRRALCVIDGIWDPVYWIGSDGALMYVNDAACRFLGYDRDELLRMTLFDINPRFTKDTFEEYWSNVRKQGRWLVETVQRTRDGRDIPVEAAVNRIHFEDEDFNCSLVRDISERKQAEIEREALEEQLRQAQKMESIGRLAGGIAHDFNNMLTIILGYAELMRKRLAGDDPLLKYLTEIEKAGGHSRDVTSQLLAFSRKQVIAPGTVNLNELLDEMQKTLLHLIGEDIRLRIRPAAGLWNVRIDPAQFGQVLVNLALNARDAMPNGGHLTIATSNERLDGKERSGAVRTQEDYVLLEVTDTGFGMDPDTLSHIFEPFFTTKEIGKGTGLGLSTVYGIVRQNGGRIEAVSEQGTGTTFRIRIPRLAECDLADPAAEETTEWREESLSGTVLLVEDQAAVRGLATRMLEETGLTVVAAESPFEALSLLRDEDRLFDLLLTDVVMPGMNGRELAEIAEAERPGIAVLFMSGYSQDLFVNRGILEKGAHFLTKPFNRSRLVRAVRDALDPGAACGGIS
- a CDS encoding HPP family protein; the protein is MSYLRKMKGNTQSPPRVSSREILLSWLGGIAGIAAVAFLNDRFVAGTGRLLIIASFGASAVLIFGAIKSPLAQPRNLVGGHVLSALVGVTVFKLLAPWMWLAAGVAVGTAIAAMHATRTLHPPAGATSLIAVIGGPKIHALGYSYALLPVGAGALVLLAVALLFNNLPDSRKYPEYWV
- a CDS encoding CBS domain-containing protein, which encodes MEKKPRLSGNGMPVPGLTDADVMEAMKSLSSYIDITPGDFKEMYGVAFRLAVERFTRSVKARDIMTRSVTAVRPGDSLDEVVGTMSAAGVSGVPVVDPQGKVLGIISEKDVMRRALGGREGSIMTLMTGCLRANGCMCLRVRGMAAREIMTSPAVTVAAETTLAEMADLLAGRRVNRLPVTDAEGRLIGILARDDIVNAMMKLTKCS
- a CDS encoding ankyrin repeat domain-containing protein, producing MRRRATAAALCFLLAGTAAFADPIHEAAGAGRIERIRALLSGGADVNARSDGDATPLHEAAMWGHRDIAELLLAKGAEVDAKDANGMTPLHLAANGDHANVAALLVGSGAAVDSRAGNGWTPLHVAAAWGHTNAAKVLIDGGANVNARADGGRAGLRVTGGAGKCHKDIAALIRKKGADVPAAGGAGMTPLGVALRNGQKDMAELLKKKNAAE